The genomic interval agcaatactgcAACCGCGTACTGATAGCAACAGTGAGTGACGCACTCACAGTGAGTGCGGCACTCACTGTTTCTATCAGTACATAtccagtgctacggagcgaggtgacaaatttgttttagatgaaacgtagcaaaaaaggcacgaacgactgtcgacagtctagattacacattaatttatttcaagtCAGCCAATCATTCGttcatgatattttcctaaAAGTCGTATTTTTTAGAACACCACAATTTACTTGAAATACAATTTCTATTCAAGTAAATTAGATCTAGACCTCGAAATGAATAGTAATCACattgaaaatgtaaatatatcaaattatatattttttatttcacaattacaacttattattttcatacccccccccccgtttttGGTACACCATGTTAATATATAATTTGCCagaaatgtgatgtcatttttatatCCTTTCTTGAATTcaaaaaactatatatatatatatatatatgaatatttatatcacaaaatATTATCTTTCATAGTTTACAAATCAAACTTCCTGaaaggatttaaaaaaaaattagaaccATTTTTTAAACAACACGTTAATTTCCTATCAGACTTTGAGGCACACCCAAACAGTATGAACCCAACCGACTAGGTCTAGCCTACCCGTAGTCTTGAGGGAACGCTGATATTATTTCGGCAATCACAATCTCACAACCggcattttttttctttcatttttggaTTTCGCTCGCAATTTGCAAAGACTACGAACAGAGTATTgaccactagtattcacatgaAATCCCTACATTGAACCTGATTGGCCGTATACATAAACGGCTTTATTTACATATCGTTGCAATCTTGTCACATGACGAATCCCTAATTAAGTGTCCCGTAAAGTTTACGGGAAATAATTATCCAAAAGTGAATTGGCACTAAATGACTAGTCAAACAAGTATTCCAAGATCGTCATATATATTCCTCAGATTGAAGAATTGAATAAAAAGCCTGCGTATGTCAGTTTCTAttctaatttatgttaattttttttgtacatgatATATCTGTTAGGGCGTGGCTTCAATATTGAGTGCTTAATACTCGAGTTCTGTAGTCTTGGAGGATAGAGAGCGAAAgtgaaacattgaaaatgtcACTTATGAAATAAGTCAGCCGTCATTCTACTTGACTGCAGGTAGGCTAGGCACAGACCACCAAACGACTAGCCTAGGTTAATCGCGTAAAAATATACTATTAAAATTATACTGTCATCGCCCTTTTGTTTGTTACTTGAAGGCTACAAAGTATGATTTTTTTCGACCTAAAAAATAACAGCGAGGCATTTATAGTCTTTTAGGTACtgattatttttaataatgtacaaatttttaatattaaaaaaaaacaaaaaaaactcgTATCTGTTTATACATGCATGAGTATAATTGTCAACTTTTCATGTATACATTGAATCGCCAGTCTAAATCTGTACGCTTACTCTGTTGTCCACCGTAATTATCGAAAAATTTGTACTAAAATGCTCTatcttttgtcatttttcatctAATATCAGACCAATGAAGAAAACAGCACCATTCACTGAAATCCATGACACACTTGATAATGTGCATATTATCCACACACGTCAACTATCTGAAGATTTTTTATTCTCTTCTATCTTTGCCATGATTTTTAGCTCGCCTTGAtagttgttgtgttgtattgaattGAGGAAGGTGATGTAGTCATCCGGTAATCCATTTTGTTTTGCTCCATCTTGTACAACACTTAGATAATGGGGTGACGGATCAGTTGGTATAATGTTTACCATTTTGTATGTACGACATGTCAGTTGTCTGTTGTTCTGGGTACACACAGTTACTTCTAGTGGGTCGTACACATTCATGTGGACCCCTTCTTGTCTGTAAGAAATAAGTGTAAAGGGAGTTATATGTTGTTGTGAGGTATCATATTTAGGTGAACTCTGTTGTCTGGAAAAAAATagagataataataataataatttatttcttataaaagAGCGCACTACACTGCGTCTCAGTGCGCTTTCCATAACAATACACAGACTGGAATTTTAAAATACAGATGTAACTTGAAactatacaaaatatgtgtaatacGCTAgcaaaatagataaatgtttgaataagaaaagataaatataatgtaaaacTACGTGTCATAATGATGTCACTGAGAACATGAATTGACAATGACGTCACTGAGAACATGAATTGACAATGACGTCACTGAGAACATGAATTGACAATGACGTCACGGAGAACATGAATTCACAATGACGATATAAGAATTTGTACAAACAGCGTGAGTGAAGATTTAAGAAGGTAACAATCCAGGACTGGAAATTTATTAGAAATGGTTACTGCAACACATTACTCCCTCGCAtgacattgtatttttttagcATCCCCCACCCCAATATGTTCGAGAATGCATATAATGTACTGCTGTATGTAGTTTATTCTGGTACAAGGGGACAAGATGATTTAGAGGCAGTTACTATCTAATTTTTTAATTCCATTGACTTCTTTTGCGCCCTTTACGCCAAATGTCCGTCAACCTATGTCATTtataacacaaataaataatgacaaaactctgaactttgacctcataacaaatacaaaccacacacacacacacacacacacacacacacacatcactatCACACATAAAATACACCAAAATAGCCCGGAACTGTCTAAATATGATTGGATCCTGACAGAAGAGAAACAGTTATATCGCATTAAGTGCATCATCCATCCAAACAGTGGCATACACAAATGAAACGAAATAATGGAACTCTGTTTATAAGTGAAACACTACATATAATCAGTAGTgtcgaaaaaaaaaaatactctgAGTTGGCTTTAAAGTATCATGTcgtaaataaatactaatacCAACCACATTATAAAAATCTCATAGTAGACAGAATTAGCAACAACAGTTATTACATACTTACATTACCAACACTGTATGAATTAAGACCTTGGAGAGCTGCAAAGTGGTTTAAGAGACAGAACCGGGTGATTTATTTATGTGTctagttattttaatttatgctCCTAtttatcatgtacttcatataACTTCTGTACATCAGAGTTCTAGACATTTTAATTCAGCTATGTTCAGAGGAAACCAACACAAAAATGTTGCTAGGAGACGGGAGAAGCTAGGAAACCTTGCAGAATTTTCCTTACCCACACTTGTACTATCATTTTGgaggggaaccctggtaaaataccGTTTACATTTTTACCCACTCACCCTCAAAACACTGTGAGGGAACCAAGGGTGAAACTCATTACAGGAGGAATTCAAATGAAAGTTAGGAGAACATTGACAACGCACTTACCTATCCAAAGCAGGTAGATGTTCTCGGCCTATCTCCCATATAGTTCCCCATACAACATCGCCGGGTGATTCAACTATAGTAGCAACACCCCCTGCACCCCATCGTCTCTTACTGGGGTCAGGATTGTACTTAGTGCTTGTAGCAAATGTGAGCTTGTAGTTCTGAAAAGACACATATAAATAGATGCTAGTGTTATGGTTTGACTtcacatttaacatttatttaatgTCTAAAGCGCTTCttcttcaaaacaaaataactaaTAATTCAGAAGCGCCGTACAATGAAATTAAAAAGGTAAAAAGCATACAAAaactatatttaaaaatgttacATGGGTAAAATTTAGACGTTACACACTGTAAAAACAATAAATTCTAAACAGGGCTTTATAAAACAATAACCACTGGAGAAACTTCATATATCTGTGATGTAGATCGGAGCCTTGCCATTCAGTGACAGTGGCACTGCTTTAATcgcagcacaactgtatttggttgttggtatgggcgtagtcttgttgctaggcatagttgctttcatttttttttgaatctttattcacgtGTCTACCCACgtttgttgttatctttgaaaaatacaccaccatttggctgttgctatgggcatggtcttgtttcCAGGTATATTTGCatccattttttgaatgtttatttgccTGCCTATTAAcccagaaaatataaagaattgCCCTTActgtaaataattttgaaacaaagtggcATAGTAGTCCAGAAGCCATTTTACTGACATGTATAGCCCACATGATGATCTATTGcccatcattaaaaaaatataaaccaATGAAAAGCcaaaatatgggtaggtcggGCCCGTATAAGagctttttttaaatatttctccTGGCCTTACACTAATATCACAGTCATATTATATAAAATCGAGCGCATATATACATACGGTCCGTATTTTGCGTGATAATTTCAGTAATCTAATGACTGTTGTATATGAAAGATAGTCGGACACACGTTGCACTTTAGTGTCAAAGGTGATATGTCAGTCTTTTTGTACATGGCAGTCTAACCTAGCCATAATCATAGGTCATACCCATGCTACTACCATACATGGATGTATTTGTCTCACTAATACTGTCACATGATGCTACCAATGATGCTACTAACTCTAACTCCAGAAGTTGAATGcaaatgtgtgtctgtatgaCCATCGGTCATGGTCTAACTTTCTCACCGACATACCTCTAATTTGGCTACATCGATATATTTGGCAGACGGCGAATTGATGTGTAATCTTTCCTTGAGAAGGTTACTGCCATATGCCATGTACATGAATGTACTGGGTTCTTCTTTTGCAGACGACATCTTACTCTAGACTTGTTCTAGTTATGGGAAGACTGATACAGAGACCGAATGGGACAGCGTGTGGGTCCGGAGAGGGCCATGCCAGTGTTTTCACAGATAACCCGCAACTGGTATGGCTATTTTTAAAACAGGTGTAACCCATCGATATCACTGAAATCTTTCAGTGACCTTTGGACTAACCTATTGCATGTACAACATATGGTTGTGGTCTCATGATACATATTAGTGACAAGGTCATTGAGAAGTCACACAAACAAAAGAGCAAGCAATGCAAGGCTAATTTCAAAGCACAGTCTCTGTCTTCACGGTCTATTTTATGAATACTTACCTATTCATAACTATATGCATAAGATATTTAGAGTGCAAAGATGTCAAGAAAGATAACGGCAGGAATCCAACACgtcaat from Glandiceps talaboti chromosome 3, keGlaTala1.1, whole genome shotgun sequence carries:
- the LOC144433033 gene encoding gamma-glutamylcyclotransferase-like, with the protein product MSSAKEEPSTFMYMAYGSNLLKERLHINSPSAKYIDVAKLENYKLTFATSTKYNPDPSKRRWGAGGVATIVESPGDVVWGTIWEIGREHLPALDRQEGVHMNVYDPLEVTVCTQNNRQLTCRTYKMVNIIPTDPSPHYLSVVQDGAKQNGLPDDYITFLNSIQHNNYQGELKIMAKIEENKKSSDS